The Bryobacteraceae bacterium genome includes a window with the following:
- the rsmA gene encoding ribosomal RNA small subunit methyltransferase A, producing MGRPLGQHFLFHPGILDRIADAACSGASARVIEIGCGPGALTERLLDRAPELVGIETDPRLAAELRARLGSHDRFRLIEADVLEVDFAPFAPAVVCGNIPYYITGPILRKTLALGHGLVRAVFLVQREVALRLAARPGSRDYGFLSVAAQALCAVENLFTVKAGAFRPPPKVDSAVVRLTPRPAPRVADYARFLQFAELCFRHKRKTLRNNLGREDIPFASRRAEELSVEELELVRAAWAGKQA from the coding sequence GTGGGACGCCCGCTCGGCCAGCACTTCCTCTTCCATCCGGGCATCCTGGACCGCATCGCCGACGCCGCCTGCTCCGGCGCATCCGCCCGCGTCATCGAAATCGGCTGCGGACCCGGCGCCCTGACGGAGCGCCTGCTCGACCGCGCTCCAGAACTTGTGGGCATCGAGACCGACCCGCGGCTGGCCGCCGAACTCCGTGCCCGCCTGGGCTCCCATGACCGCTTCCGGCTTATCGAAGCCGACGTCCTCGAGGTCGACTTCGCGCCCTTCGCCCCCGCCGTCGTCTGCGGCAACATTCCGTATTACATCACCGGCCCCATCCTCCGGAAAACCCTCGCTCTGGGCCATGGTCTCGTCCGCGCCGTCTTCCTGGTTCAGCGGGAAGTCGCTCTCCGGCTTGCCGCCCGCCCCGGCAGCCGCGACTACGGCTTCCTGAGCGTCGCCGCCCAGGCTCTGTGCGCCGTCGAAAACCTGTTCACGGTGAAAGCTGGCGCCTTCCGCCCGCCGCCCAAAGTCGACAGCGCCGTGGTCCGGCTCACGCCGCGCCCCGCGCCCCGCGTAGCCGATTACGCCCGTTTTCTCCAGTTCGCCGAACTCTGCTTCCGCCACAAGCGCAAGACCCTCCGCAACAACCTCGGGCGCGAGGACATTCCCTTCGCCTCCCGCCGCGCGGAGGAGCTCTCCGTCGAGGAGCTCGAACTCGTCCGCGCCGCGTGGGCCGGAAAACAGGCGTGA
- the rpoE gene encoding RNA polymerase sigma factor: MPPAENQFGPPEDAAAAEWPGFGSEQRLLEGLRAGEDAAYEALIERFQAPVFQLVHRLIDDPNEAADVVQDVFLKVFRGVSGFRGQSSMKTWIYRIAVNEAHNRRRWFSRHRKAEVTLGGEEESPDRLDLFSDRGRTPYDWTLNGEMRTAIEEALEELNPVFRSAVVLRDLEELSYEEIADILDVSIGTVKSRILRGREALRRALMEKLEPARSLAWSPQTASD, translated from the coding sequence ATGCCGCCGGCTGAAAACCAGTTCGGTCCGCCAGAGGATGCGGCGGCAGCCGAGTGGCCGGGGTTTGGCTCCGAGCAACGGTTGCTGGAGGGTCTGCGCGCCGGCGAAGACGCCGCCTACGAAGCGCTGATCGAACGCTTCCAGGCGCCCGTCTTCCAGCTCGTCCACCGGCTGATCGACGACCCGAACGAAGCGGCTGATGTCGTCCAGGACGTCTTTCTGAAGGTGTTCCGGGGCGTCTCGGGTTTCCGGGGCCAGAGTTCCATGAAGACCTGGATCTACCGGATCGCCGTCAACGAAGCCCACAACCGCAGGCGCTGGTTCAGCCGGCACCGCAAAGCGGAGGTCACTCTCGGCGGCGAGGAAGAAAGCCCGGACCGGCTCGACCTGTTCAGCGACCGGGGCAGAACGCCATATGACTGGACGCTGAACGGCGAGATGCGGACCGCCATCGAGGAGGCGCTGGAAGAGCTCAATCCGGTGTTCCGCTCCGCCGTCGTGCTGCGGGACCTGGAAGAGCTGAGTTACGAGGAAATTGCCGACATTCTGGATGTATCGATCGGCACGGTGAAATCCAGAATCCTGCGGGGGCGCGAAGCCCTGCGCAGGGCGCTGATGGAGAAGTTGGAGCCTGCGCGGAGCCTGGCGTGGTCGCCGCAGACGGCATCTGACTGA
- a CDS encoding thioredoxin family protein, whose translation MKIQILGSGCAKCNQLKDNAEAAAHELGLAYEIEKITDFREIARMGALVTPALAIDGKLKLVGKVASPEELKPILRQG comes from the coding sequence GTGAAAATTCAGATTCTCGGCTCCGGCTGCGCGAAATGCAATCAGCTGAAAGACAACGCAGAGGCCGCCGCGCACGAGCTCGGCCTCGCGTACGAGATTGAGAAAATCACGGACTTCAGGGAAATCGCCCGCATGGGCGCGCTGGTGACGCCGGCGCTCGCCATCGACGGCAAGCTGAAGCTCGTCGGCAAAGTGGCTTCGCCGGAAGAATTGAAGCCGATCCTGCGGCAGGGCTGA
- a CDS encoding transcriptional regulator: MRKSGIGRRPDRLAVLKALAHPVRVQLVELLSRGERCVCELHEIAGGDFSTVSKHLSQLRQAGLLEMEKRGLKVFYRVRNRCALRLLACADEAARMAAKEVRR, encoded by the coding sequence ATGCGGAAATCCGGAATCGGCCGGCGGCCTGACCGCCTCGCGGTGCTGAAAGCTCTGGCCCATCCGGTGCGCGTCCAGCTCGTCGAGCTGCTCAGCCGCGGCGAACGCTGCGTCTGCGAACTGCATGAGATCGCGGGTGGCGACTTCTCCACCGTCAGCAAGCACCTCTCGCAACTGCGCCAGGCGGGGCTGCTGGAGATGGAGAAGCGCGGGCTGAAGGTCTTCTACCGCGTTCGCAACCGCTGCGCGCTGCGGCTGCTCGCCTGCGCGGACGAGGCGGCCAGAATGGCCGCAAAGGAGGTTCGCCGGTGA
- a CDS encoding alcohol dehydrogenase produces MFNFEYSNPTKILFGKGQIAAIAREIPAGAKVLMTYGGGSIRSNGVYDQVKAALAQCQVIEFGGIQPNPEYRTLMEAVRLARAEKADFLLAVGGGSVLDGTKFIAAAIPFEGEPWDIVQKGAEVKSAVPLGSVLTLPATGSEANPFAVISRSETGEKLAFSSPHVYPKFSVLDPETTFSLPPRQVANGIVDAFVHTMEQYLTFPANAELNDRFAESILQTLVEIGPKTLANPSDYDARATFVWTATMALNGLIGCGVPQDWATHMIGHELTALYGIDHARTLAVVAPHLYRVLRRDKAAKLLQYGERVWGIREGSEEERIEAAIRRTEEFFESLGVPTRLARYDGVRPETPREVAQRLKQRGMEKLGERGAVAPPVVEEILRRSLAA; encoded by the coding sequence ATGTTCAACTTCGAGTACTCCAATCCCACGAAAATCCTCTTTGGCAAAGGCCAGATCGCAGCCATCGCCCGCGAGATCCCCGCGGGCGCGAAAGTGCTCATGACCTACGGCGGCGGCTCCATCCGCTCCAACGGCGTTTACGATCAGGTCAAAGCCGCTCTGGCGCAGTGCCAGGTCATCGAATTCGGGGGCATCCAGCCCAATCCCGAGTACCGTACGCTGATGGAAGCCGTCCGCCTCGCCCGCGCCGAAAAGGCGGACTTCCTCCTCGCCGTCGGCGGCGGCTCCGTGCTCGATGGAACCAAGTTCATCGCCGCCGCCATTCCCTTCGAGGGCGAGCCCTGGGACATCGTCCAGAAGGGCGCCGAAGTGAAGTCCGCCGTTCCGCTCGGCTCCGTGCTGACGCTTCCCGCCACGGGCTCGGAAGCCAACCCCTTCGCCGTCATCAGCCGCTCGGAGACCGGCGAAAAGCTCGCCTTCTCCTCGCCCCACGTCTATCCGAAATTCTCCGTGCTCGATCCGGAAACCACGTTCTCTCTGCCCCCGCGGCAGGTGGCCAACGGCATCGTGGATGCCTTCGTCCACACGATGGAGCAGTACCTCACCTTCCCGGCGAACGCCGAACTGAACGACCGTTTCGCCGAATCCATCCTTCAGACGCTCGTTGAAATCGGGCCGAAAACGCTGGCCAACCCATCGGACTATGACGCCCGCGCCACCTTCGTCTGGACGGCCACAATGGCGCTGAACGGGCTGATCGGCTGCGGCGTCCCCCAGGATTGGGCCACCCATATGATCGGGCACGAGCTCACCGCGCTCTACGGCATCGACCACGCCCGCACGCTTGCCGTGGTCGCTCCCCATCTCTACCGCGTCCTGCGCAGGGACAAGGCGGCCAAGCTGCTGCAGTACGGCGAGCGCGTGTGGGGCATCCGCGAGGGCTCTGAAGAGGAGCGCATCGAAGCCGCCATCCGGCGCACCGAGGAGTTCTTCGAGTCGCTCGGCGTGCCCACGCGCCTCGCGCGCTACGATGGCGTGCGCCCGGAGACGCCGCGCGAGGTCGCGCAGCGGCTGAAACAGCGCGGCATGGAAAAGCTGGGCGAGCGCGGCGCCGTCGCGCCCCCCGTGGTCGAAGAGATCCTTCGGCGCAGCCTCGCCGCGTGA
- the guaB gene encoding inosine-5'-monophosphate dehydrogenase yields the protein MLPDHLPEGLTFDDVLLKPARSGVLPSEVDTRTMATRNVPLNIPILSAAMDTVTESHLAIELARQGGLGIIHKNMSIERQAEEVDRVKRSESGMIVDPVTVDPDQKIFEALEIMSRYRVSGLPVVKEGRLVGILTNRDLRFETNFDQPIRNVMTKEPLYTVPVGTTLEQAVEELHKHRVEKLLVVDENFALKGLITVKDIQKKRKYPNAAKDSQGRLRVGAAIGATGDFLERAQELVKKKVDVLVIDTAHGHSERVLQAVVTIKRALPDVDLVAGNVATYEGARDLIALGVDGIKVGIGPGSICTTRVVTGAGVPQITAITECARACRGTGVPLIADGGIKFSGDITKAIAAGADSVMIGSLFAGTDESPGELILYQGRTFKAYRGMGSLGAMSQGSSDRYSQEGGIKLVPEGIEGRVPSKGPLAELVFQLVGGLRSGMGYCGCATIPELQERAQFLRVTIAGLKESHVHDVIITKEAPNYRLEP from the coding sequence ATGCTCCCCGATCATCTCCCGGAAGGCCTCACCTTTGACGATGTGCTGTTGAAGCCGGCGCGCAGCGGCGTGCTGCCGTCGGAAGTGGACACGAGGACCATGGCCACGCGGAACGTCCCGCTCAACATCCCCATCCTCAGCGCGGCCATGGACACGGTGACGGAAAGCCATCTCGCCATCGAACTGGCCCGCCAGGGCGGGCTCGGCATCATCCACAAGAACATGTCCATCGAGCGCCAGGCCGAAGAAGTCGACCGCGTCAAGCGCTCGGAAAGCGGCATGATCGTCGATCCGGTGACCGTCGATCCCGATCAGAAGATCTTCGAGGCGCTGGAGATCATGAGCCGCTACCGCGTCAGCGGCCTCCCCGTGGTGAAGGAAGGCAGGCTCGTCGGCATCCTCACCAACCGCGACCTGCGCTTCGAAACCAACTTCGACCAGCCCATCCGCAACGTGATGACGAAGGAGCCGCTTTACACGGTTCCCGTCGGCACGACGCTCGAGCAGGCGGTGGAAGAGCTCCACAAGCACCGCGTCGAGAAACTGCTCGTCGTCGACGAAAACTTCGCCCTCAAGGGCCTCATCACCGTCAAGGACATCCAGAAGAAGCGCAAGTACCCCAACGCGGCCAAGGACTCGCAGGGCCGCCTCCGCGTCGGCGCCGCCATCGGCGCCACGGGCGACTTCCTCGAGCGCGCCCAGGAGCTGGTGAAGAAGAAGGTGGACGTGCTCGTCATCGACACCGCGCACGGCCACAGCGAACGGGTCCTTCAGGCCGTCGTCACCATCAAGCGCGCCCTGCCGGACGTCGATCTCGTCGCCGGCAACGTGGCCACTTACGAAGGCGCGCGCGACCTGATCGCGCTCGGCGTCGATGGCATCAAGGTCGGCATCGGCCCCGGCAGCATCTGCACCACGCGCGTGGTCACCGGCGCCGGCGTCCCCCAGATCACGGCCATCACCGAGTGCGCCCGCGCCTGCCGCGGCACCGGCGTTCCGCTCATCGCCGACGGCGGCATCAAGTTCTCCGGCGACATCACCAAGGCCATCGCCGCGGGCGCCGATTCCGTCATGATCGGCAGCCTCTTCGCCGGCACCGACGAAAGCCCCGGCGAACTGATCCTCTACCAGGGCCGCACCTTCAAGGCCTACCGCGGCATGGGCTCTCTCGGCGCCATGAGCCAGGGTTCCAGCGACCGCTACTCGCAGGAAGGCGGCATCAAGCTCGTCCCCGAAGGCATCGAAGGCCGCGTCCCCTCCAAAGGTCCGCTGGCCGAACTCGTCTTCCAGCTTGTCGGCGGGCTGCGCTCCGGCATGGGCTACTGCGGCTGCGCCACCATCCCGGAGCTGCAGGAACGCGCCCAGTTTTTGCGCGTCACCATCGCGGGGCTCAAGGAGAGCCACGTCCACGACGTCATCATCACCAAGGAAGCGCCGAACTACCGTCTCGAGCCGTGA
- a CDS encoding X-Pro dipeptidyl-peptidase — protein sequence MRRRALFLLLALAGGSASAQPVVQLHVRVAMRDGVRLCTNIFRPALQGRFPAVLQRTPYRKSAQVTPSIQAFLDRGYAVVTQDVRGRYDSEGEFRQVVQEERDGADTITWITRQAWSDGRVAMFGGSYVGIAQWRAALSGHAALKAIAPAVSGGDEYFDRYYSRGGAFRLAHRLRWIAENFKPSNRPVVDFQKMITFLPLKNADRFVAGRTLDFYQEAMAHPAYDGYWRALSTLRRVSDVRAAALIEGGWYDVFLPSDIAMWKALRANGRPARLIIGPWGHNQNPRMPEMDFGPSAVLPLRRLEADWFDAWLRQTTPPAPSGVLYFLMGAGEWLESEIWPPAGAEPREWFLASEGSANSLAGDGRLAEKPPAEEIADRYEYNPRRAVPTVGGANCCNFKLLPWGPLDQRPVEGRRDVLVYTSPPLREPLEVTGDVRAVLYVSSSAADTDFTAKLVAVQADGAARILADGLTRLRYREGVERPVVYRIGSVVELEIDLGPTAYRFSPGEALRLEVSSSNFPKFDRNLNTGRLLAAETQIRTARQAVHHGPERPSRLVLPVLKRAEKPLSERLVR from the coding sequence ATGCGGCGGCGCGCCCTTTTCCTGCTGCTTGCCCTTGCAGGCGGCTCAGCCTCGGCTCAGCCCGTCGTGCAGCTTCACGTGCGGGTCGCCATGCGGGACGGCGTGCGGCTCTGCACGAACATCTTCCGCCCGGCATTGCAGGGCCGTTTCCCCGCGGTTCTGCAACGGACGCCTTACAGGAAAAGCGCGCAGGTGACGCCTTCCATCCAGGCGTTCCTCGACCGCGGCTACGCGGTGGTGACGCAGGACGTGCGCGGCCGTTACGACAGCGAAGGCGAGTTCCGGCAGGTGGTCCAGGAAGAGCGGGACGGGGCGGACACGATCACCTGGATCACGCGGCAGGCGTGGTCCGACGGCAGGGTGGCGATGTTCGGCGGCTCCTATGTTGGCATCGCACAGTGGCGCGCGGCGCTCAGCGGCCATGCGGCGCTGAAGGCGATCGCGCCTGCCGTCAGCGGCGGAGACGAGTATTTCGACCGCTATTACAGCCGCGGAGGCGCGTTCCGGCTGGCCCACCGGCTGCGCTGGATCGCCGAGAACTTCAAGCCCTCCAACCGTCCGGTGGTCGACTTCCAGAAAATGATCACCTTCCTTCCGCTGAAGAACGCTGACCGTTTCGTGGCCGGCCGCACGCTGGACTTTTATCAGGAGGCGATGGCGCATCCGGCTTATGACGGCTACTGGCGCGCCCTCAGCACGCTCCGGCGCGTCTCGGACGTGCGGGCGGCGGCGCTCATCGAAGGCGGCTGGTACGATGTCTTCCTGCCTTCCGACATCGCCATGTGGAAGGCGCTCCGCGCCAACGGACGCCCCGCCCGGCTCATCATCGGCCCGTGGGGCCATAACCAGAATCCGCGCATGCCGGAAATGGACTTCGGCCCTTCTGCCGTTCTGCCGCTGCGCCGCCTCGAAGCCGACTGGTTCGACGCCTGGCTCCGGCAGACCACGCCCCCGGCGCCCAGCGGCGTTCTTTATTTCCTCATGGGCGCAGGGGAATGGCTCGAAAGCGAAATCTGGCCGCCCGCCGGCGCCGAACCTCGGGAATGGTTCCTTGCCTCCGAAGGAAGCGCCAACTCGCTCGCCGGCGACGGACGCCTCGCGGAGAAGCCTCCCGCGGAAGAAATCGCGGACCGGTATGAGTACAATCCGCGCAGGGCCGTGCCCACCGTCGGCGGCGCCAACTGCTGCAACTTCAAGCTGCTGCCCTGGGGGCCTCTCGATCAGCGCCCTGTGGAAGGACGCCGCGACGTGCTTGTCTACACTTCTCCCCCGCTCCGCGAGCCGCTGGAAGTCACCGGCGACGTGCGCGCCGTGCTCTATGTCTCCTCGAGCGCCGCCGACACCGACTTCACCGCCAAGCTTGTCGCCGTGCAGGCGGACGGCGCGGCACGCATTCTCGCCGACGGGCTGACGCGTCTCCGCTACCGCGAGGGCGTGGAGCGGCCCGTCGTTTACAGGATCGGCTCCGTCGTCGAACTCGAGATCGATCTCGGCCCTACCGCCTACCGTTTCTCCCCGGGCGAGGCTCTGCGTCTCGAAGTCTCCAGCAGCAATTTCCCCAAGTTCGACCGCAACCTGAACACAGGCCGCCTGCTCGCCGCGGAAACGCAGATCAGAACCGCACGCCAGGCGGTTCATCACGGTCCGGAGCGGCCTTCGCGGCTGGTTCTCCCCGTGCTGAAGCGCGCGGAGAAGCCGCTTTCAGAGCGTCTGGTACGATAA
- a CDS encoding YggS family pyridoxal phosphate enzyme gives MGADLSRNLEEVEQRILAACARSGRRREEITLLAVTKTFPPEVVLEAHALGLREFGENYVQEFERKAPAVRALEGARFHLIGHLQSNKSRRAGELFDVIQTVDSPKLARKLDALGRPLEVMIEVKLSPEETKSGCAPEDLPALIDEIRARPNLRLTGLMTMPPWSDDPEASRPFFRRLRALAEQHGLRGLSMGMSHDLEAAIEEGATIVRVGTALFGPRSRKD, from the coding sequence GTGGGCGCTGATCTTTCCCGCAATCTGGAGGAAGTCGAACAGCGCATCCTGGCCGCCTGCGCGCGCTCGGGACGCCGCCGCGAAGAAATCACGCTGCTGGCGGTGACAAAAACATTTCCGCCCGAAGTTGTCCTGGAGGCGCACGCCCTCGGGCTGCGCGAGTTCGGCGAAAACTACGTGCAGGAGTTCGAGCGGAAGGCGCCGGCCGTGCGCGCTCTCGAAGGGGCCCGCTTCCACCTGATCGGACATCTGCAGTCCAACAAGAGCCGCCGCGCGGGCGAGCTGTTCGACGTCATCCAGACCGTCGACTCGCCGAAGCTCGCGCGCAAGCTGGACGCGCTCGGCCGGCCGCTGGAAGTGATGATCGAAGTCAAGCTGTCTCCCGAGGAGACCAAGTCCGGCTGCGCCCCCGAGGATCTCCCGGCGCTGATTGACGAGATCCGCGCCCGCCCGAACCTGCGGCTCACGGGGCTGATGACGATGCCGCCGTGGTCGGACGACCCTGAAGCGTCGCGCCCCTTCTTCCGCCGCCTGCGCGCGCTGGCGGAGCAGCACGGACTCCGCGGTCTGTCCATGGGCATGTCGCATGATCTGGAAGCGGCCATTGAAGAGGGCGCGACGATCGTGCGCGTCGGCACCGCCCTGTTCGGCCCGCGCAGCCGGAAAGACTGA